One Schistocerca gregaria isolate iqSchGreg1 unplaced genomic scaffold, iqSchGreg1.2 ptg000615l, whole genome shotgun sequence DNA window includes the following coding sequences:
- the LOC126316908 gene encoding uncharacterized protein LOC126316908 isoform X4 — translation MSSTALTLLLAILCITAGLPVARAAESDFFKDFVDQFPNLMSLDVLPYKSGGADYCKSGYGVTCDGSNKVSVFGFYDVDMSGGGSLPSTISELKSAREISIIGCAMKIDLNHFTSLSNLEILRLYGNQISGAIPSLPDSIIRLGLGANQLSELPTKFPSSLVVLSLENNKFSSNLENSNDLFKLSSLEDLHLGDNQFTGTFPSSILSSSTIKILSAHHNKLSGNLPNFTGISNLYKLDVSNNQFEGSIPSDLLTKSSILYLSLKGNKLSGNIPTMTIGSIMYLDISDNNLSGEIPTVNSPRLLVLKASNNPLTGTLSEDTFKNTQLGDGECILSGTQLSGSSSVCSTSGEPSPSPTPTPEPEPEPSPSPTPTPEPSPSPTPTPEPSPNPTPTPEPSPSPTPTPEPSPNPTPTPEPSPSPTPTPEPSPSPTPTPEPSPSPTPTPEPSPSPTPTPEPSPSPTPTPEPSPSPTPTPEPSPSPTPTPEPSSTSPSDIGLLLTAPHSVLLRLFTYASVLALVHFLV, via the exons ATGTCCTCAACTGCTCTCACCCTCCTGCTGGCCATACTTTGTATCACTGCTGGACTTCCTGTGGCTAGGGCCGCTGAAAGTGACTTTTTCAAAGATTTTGTGGATCAATTTCCGAATTTAATGAGTCTGGATGTCCTGCCTTACAAAAGTGGGGGTGCAGACTATTGCAAATCAGGATACGGTGTCACATG CGATGGCAGTAATAAGGTATCAGTTTT TGGATTTTATGATGTAGATATGAGTGGGGGTGGTTCTCTGCCCAGTACCATTTCGGAACTCAAATCGGCAAGAGAAAT ATCCATTATTGGTTGTGCCATGAAAATCGACCTGAATCACTTCACTAGTTTGAGCAATCTTGAGATTTT GCGACTTTATGGTAATCAGATCTCGGGCGCTATCCCCTCACTCCCCGACTCCATTATACGTCT GGGACTTGGTGCCAATCAGCTCAGCGAACTTCCTACGAAGTTCCCGTCAAGTCTCGTCGTATT GTCTCTCGAAAACAACAAGTTCTCATCGAACTTAGAAAATTCGAATGATCTGTTCAAACTGAGCTCCCTGGAAGATTT ACATCTTGGTGACAATCAATTTACAGGCACTTTTCCTTCTTCTATCCTGTCTTCGAGCACAATAAAAATTCT GTCAGCACATCACAACAAATTGTCAGGAAATCTGCCAAATTTCACTGGAATAAGTAACTTGTATAAACT CGATGTCTCCAACAATCAGTTCGAGGGAAGCATCCCCAGTGACCTTTTGACTAAGTCAAGCATTCTTTATCT CTCCCTGAAGGGCAACAAATTGAGCGGTAATATTCCAACGATGACTATTGGATCTATAATGTATCT AGATATTTCAGATAACAACCTTAGTGGAGAAATTCCCACCGTCAACTCACCTAGACTTCTAGTCCT GAAAGCGAGCAACAACCCTCTCACTGGAACTCTTTCCGAGGACACATTTAAGAACACTCAGTTAGGAGATGGTGAATG TATATTGTCAGGGACTCAACTCAGCGGATCGAGCAGTGTGTGCTCGACTAGCGGCG AGCCATCACCTAGCCCCACTCCTACTCCAGAGCCAGAGCCGGAGCCATCACCTAGCCCCACTCCCACTCCAGAGCCATCACCTAGCCCCACTCCCACTCCAGAGCCTTCACCTAACCCCACTCCCACTCCAGAGCCATCACCTAGCCCCACTCCCACTCCAGAGCCTTCACCTAACCCCACTCCTACTCCAGAGCCATCACCTAGCCCCACTCCTACTCCAGAGCCATCACCTAGCCCCACTCCTACTCCAGAGCCTTCACCTAGCCCCACTCCTACTCCAGAGCCTTCACCTAGCCCCACTCCTACTCCAGAGCCTTCACCTAGCCCCACTCCTACTCCAGAGCCTTCACCTAGCCCCACTCCTACTCCAGAGCCTTCACCTAGCCCCACTCCTACTCCAGAGCCTTCATCTACATCAC CTTCCGACATTGGGCTACTACTCACAGCGCCTCACTCCGTTCTTCTCAGGCTGTTCACTTATGCCTCTGTCTTAGCGCTTGTTCATTTCTTAGTCTAA
- the LOC126316906 gene encoding uncharacterized protein LOC126316906 has protein sequence MADIAENSPARAEGENSGWVNNTDRERTSKYELPNGVVKGRVSNGSRRGQSKTDLSKDSTSNFQLERSTIYTAVLEGHVQEVIKILSQQKNRVDHTFGLKRQTLLHIAVKKGNTELVKILGENGCDPNKPDKKGRTPLHYAIKNTSVLETLLAFPKIDLLVQDKDGCLPLHLATKAGNKNSVTMMLSKGSKLKQLSFRNSQGYTALHIATKQLDVPLVKLLCEQNDAVYWNSEEDATTPLHLAAEMGSEELIRMLATKASVNLMDEEKNTALHLVSKNDCSGGAKYLIEQGADINIRNAKGETPLHTAVLFGAELVCHILLTSGGDIGVRYEKSLYDKRRKNEIRRILDQMSQNPDVDVLGLSLDRYGFIRMSGTESRQEEEDSYPDTVSRQKSEVGGNNRIWLKPEKTKKLNHQTRKWIKLLSKLNSQENTSTYSTVMVQDTNIKRKLRKYLYNGVPNSLRPGVWRVISGAGATHERHTTRYQKLLARESGRSDKIQIDLDVARTYRNHFLFHERFGLGQISLYNILRCYSIYDPAVGYCQGMSDITGLILMYMEEEEAFWLLATIMQDERFRLTERFQTSFRGLKKAFYVHDRLVETMLPKLYKSLSNCVTQPIQAIHYTIKWYLKCYLDMPSFELTLRIWDVLLYEGIDILYSFSLYLLKYHESTILKTTPDEYMTSLSTFAHSPKLDEKHIKAWFKDVRDHPIKSETIKKLKDEFEDKYPLQTNCL, from the exons ATGGCCGATATCGCCGAAAATTCACCCGCGCGAGCTGAAGGCGAGAACTCGGGTTGGGTGAACAATACTGACAGAGAAAGGACGTCGAAGTACGAGTTGCCCAATGGGGTTGTCAAGGGGCGTGTCAGTAATGGGTCTAGGAGGGGGCAGTCGAAGACTGACCTTTCCAAGGACTCAACATCAAACTTTCAATTGGAACGAAGTACAATTTACACAGCGGTTCTTGAGGGTCACGTTCAAGAAGTCATTAAGATTTTAAGTCAACAGAAAAACCGTGTGGACCACACGTTTGGATTGAAACGCCAGACACTTCTGCACATCGCAGTTAAAAAAGGGAACACGGAGCTCGTGAAGATCTTGGGGGAGAATGGCTGTGACCCGAATAAGCCGGATAAGAAGGGAAGGACACCATTGCACTACGCAATAAAGAATACTTCGGTACTAGAGACGTTGTTGGCATTTCCAAAAATAGATCTGCTGGTACAAGATAAAGATGGGTGCTTGCCTCTGCATCTTGCAACGAAGGCAGGAAACAAGAATTCTGTGACTATGATGCTGTCAAAGGGCTCGAAATTGAAGCAGCTAAGTTTTAGGAACTCGCAGGGATACACGGCACTGCATATTGCCACGAAGCAGCTAGACGTGCCCTTAGTGAAGCTGCTCTGCGAGCAGAATG ATGCCGTTTACTGGAACAGCGAAGAGGATGCGACGACGCCGCTGCATTTGGCGGCGGAGATGGGTTCTGAGGAGCTGATTCGGATGTTGGCGACGAAGGCCAGCGTGAACTTGATGGACGAGGAGAAGAACACGGCTCTGCATTTGGTGAGCAAGAATGACTGTTCGGGGGGAGCGAAATATCTTATCGAGCAAGGGGCGGACATAAACATAAGAAACGCAAAAGGTGAGACGCCGCTGCACACAGCGGTGCTGTTTGGAGCGGAGTTGGTGTGCCACATTTTGCTGACGTCCGGGGGGGACATTGGCGTAAGGTATGAAAAAAGCCTATACGACAAGCGACGAAAGAACGAGATACGTCGAATTTTAGACCAGATGTCGCAAAACCCTGATGTAGATGTGCTAGGACTATCGCTGGACCGATACGGGTTCATACGCATGAGCGGTACGGAGTCGAGACAGGAAGAGGAAGACAGCTATCCAGACACTGTGTCGAGGCAAAAATCAGAGGTTGGTGGGAACAATCGAATATGGCTGAAGCCCGAGAAAACAAAGAAACTGAATCACCAGACTCGGAAATGGATCAAGCTGTTATCGAAGCTGAACTCGCAAGAGAACACCTCAACATATTCTACGGTAATGGTAcaggacacaaacatcaaacgaaaatTGAGAAAATATTTGTACAACGGAGTGCCGAATTCTTTGAGGCCCGGCGTCTGGCGCGTTATTTCAGGCGCGGGTGCCACGCATGAGAGACACACTACCAGGTATCAGAAGCTATTAGCTCGGGAATCTGGCCGTTCTGACAAAATCCAGATCGATCTGGACGTGGCCAGAACATATCGAAATCACTTTTTGTTTCACGAGAGATTTGGTCTGGGCCAAATCTCTCTATACAATATTTTACGTTGTTACAGCATTTACGATCCCGCGGTGGGCTATTGCCAAGGCATGAGCGACATAACAGGCCTGATCTTGATGTATATGGAAGAAGAAGAGGCGTTTTGGCTGTTGGCCACTATCATGCAGGATGAGAGGTTTAGACTGACAGAGCGCTTCCAGACGAGTTTTCGTGGATTGAAAAAAGCGTTTTATGTTCACGACCGGTTGGTCGAGACCATGCTGCCAAAGCTGTACAAGTCTCTCTCGAACTGCGTTACCCAGCCCATTCAAGCTATTCACTACACCATCAAATGGTATTTGAAGTGCTACTTAGACATGCCATCTTTCGAGCTTACCTTGCGAATATGGGACGTATTGCTTTACGAGGGGATTGACATTTTGTATTCGTTCAGCTTGTACCTGCTGAAGTACCACGAAAGCACAATCTTGAAGACCACCCCAGATGAGTACATGACTTCCTTGTCCACGTTTGCTCACTCTCCCAAGCTGGACGAAAAGCACATCAAGGCGTGGTTCAAGGATGTCAGGGACCACCCCATAAAATCAGAAACCATCAAAAAGTTAAAAGACGAATTCGAGGACAAGTATCCTCTTCAAACCAACTGTCTCTAG
- the LOC126316908 gene encoding uncharacterized protein LOC126316908 isoform X2 has product MSSTALTLLLAILCITAGLPVARAAESDFFKDFVDQFPNLMSLDVLPYKSGGADYCKSGYGVTCDGSNKVSVFGFYDVDMSGGGSLPSTISELKSAREISIIGCAMKIDLNHFTSLSNLEILRLYGNQISGAIPSLPDSIIRLGLGANQLSELPTKFPSSLVVLSLENNKFSSNLENSNDLFKLSSLEDLHLGDNQFTGTFPSSILSSSTIKILSAHHNKLSGNLPNFTGISNLYKLDVSNNQFEGSIPSDLLTKSSILYLSLKGNKLSGNIPTMTIGSIMYLDISDNNLSGEIPTVNSPRLLVLKASNNPLTGTLSEDTFKNTQLGDGECILSGTQLSGSSSVCSTSGGPEPSPSPTPTPEPEPEPSPSPTPTPEPSPSPTPTPEPAPNPTPTPEPSPSPTPTPEPEPEPSPSPTPTPEPSPSPTPTPEPSPNPTPTPEPSPSPTPTPEPSPNPTPTPEPSPSPTPTPEPSPSPTPTPEPSPSPTPTPEPSPSPTPTPEPSPSPTPTPEPSPSPTPTPEPSPSPTPTPEPSSTSPSDIGLLLTAPHSVLLRLFTYASVLALVHFLV; this is encoded by the exons ATGTCCTCAACTGCTCTCACCCTCCTGCTGGCCATACTTTGTATCACTGCTGGACTTCCTGTGGCTAGGGCCGCTGAAAGTGACTTTTTCAAAGATTTTGTGGATCAATTTCCGAATTTAATGAGTCTGGATGTCCTGCCTTACAAAAGTGGGGGTGCAGACTATTGCAAATCAGGATACGGTGTCACATG CGATGGCAGTAATAAGGTATCAGTTTT TGGATTTTATGATGTAGATATGAGTGGGGGTGGTTCTCTGCCCAGTACCATTTCGGAACTCAAATCGGCAAGAGAAAT ATCCATTATTGGTTGTGCCATGAAAATCGACCTGAATCACTTCACTAGTTTGAGCAATCTTGAGATTTT GCGACTTTATGGTAATCAGATCTCGGGCGCTATCCCCTCACTCCCCGACTCCATTATACGTCT GGGACTTGGTGCCAATCAGCTCAGCGAACTTCCTACGAAGTTCCCGTCAAGTCTCGTCGTATT GTCTCTCGAAAACAACAAGTTCTCATCGAACTTAGAAAATTCGAATGATCTGTTCAAACTGAGCTCCCTGGAAGATTT ACATCTTGGTGACAATCAATTTACAGGCACTTTTCCTTCTTCTATCCTGTCTTCGAGCACAATAAAAATTCT GTCAGCACATCACAACAAATTGTCAGGAAATCTGCCAAATTTCACTGGAATAAGTAACTTGTATAAACT CGATGTCTCCAACAATCAGTTCGAGGGAAGCATCCCCAGTGACCTTTTGACTAAGTCAAGCATTCTTTATCT CTCCCTGAAGGGCAACAAATTGAGCGGTAATATTCCAACGATGACTATTGGATCTATAATGTATCT AGATATTTCAGATAACAACCTTAGTGGAGAAATTCCCACCGTCAACTCACCTAGACTTCTAGTCCT GAAAGCGAGCAACAACCCTCTCACTGGAACTCTTTCCGAGGACACATTTAAGAACACTCAGTTAGGAGATGGTGAATG TATATTGTCAGGGACTCAACTCAGCGGATCGAGCAGTGTGTGCTCGACTAGCGGCG GGCCAGAGCCATCACCTAGTCCCACTCCTACTCCAGAGCCAGAGCCGGAGCCATCACCTAGCCCCACTCCTACTCCAGAGCCATCACCTAGCCCCACTCCTACTCCAGAGCCAGCGCCTAACCCCACTCCTACTCCAGAGCCATCACCTAGCCCCACTCCTACTCCAGAGCCAGAGCCGGAGCCATCACCTAGCCCCACTCCCACTCCAGAGCCATCACCTAGCCCCACTCCCACTCCAGAGCCTTCACCTAACCCCACTCCCACTCCAGAGCCATCACCTAGCCCCACTCCCACTCCAGAGCCTTCACCTAACCCCACTCCTACTCCAGAGCCATCACCTAGCCCCACTCCTACTCCAGAGCCATCACCTAGCCCCACTCCTACTCCAGAGCCTTCACCTAGCCCCACTCCTACTCCAGAGCCTTCACCTAGCCCCACTCCTACTCCAGAGCCTTCACCTAGCCCCACTCCTACTCCAGAGCCTTCACCTAGCCCCACTCCTACTCCAGAGCCTTCACCTAGCCCCACTCCTACTCCAGAGCCTTCATCTACATCAC CTTCCGACATTGGGCTACTACTCACAGCGCCTCACTCCGTTCTTCTCAGGCTGTTCACTTATGCCTCTGTCTTAGCGCTTGTTCATTTCTTAGTCTAA
- the LOC126316908 gene encoding uncharacterized protein LOC126316908 isoform X5 produces the protein MSSTALTLLLAILCITAGLPVARAAESDFFKDFVDQFPNLMSLDVLPYKSGGADYCKSGYGVTCDGSNKVSVFGFYDVDMSGGGSLPSTISELKSAREISIIGCAMKIDLNHFTSLSNLEILRLYGNQISGAIPSLPDSIIRLYVLPILYFPFLQVVFELTLSSRGLGANQLSELPTKFPSSLVVLSLENNKFSSNLENSNDLFKLSSLEDLHLGDNQFTGTFPSSILSSSTIKILSAHHNKLSGNLPNFTGISNLYKLDVSNNQFEGSIPSDLLTKSSILYLSLKGNKLSGNIPTMTIGSIMYLDISDNNLSGEIPTVNSPRLLVLKASNNPLTGTLSEDTFKNTQLGDGECILSGTQLSGSSSVCSTSGEPSPSPTPTPEPSPSPTPTPEPSPSPTPTPEPSPSPTPTPEPSPSPTPTPEPSPSPTPTPEPSSTSPSDIGLLLTAPHSVLLRLFTYASVLALVHFLV, from the exons ATGTCCTCAACTGCTCTCACCCTCCTGCTGGCCATACTTTGTATCACTGCTGGACTTCCTGTGGCTAGGGCCGCTGAAAGTGACTTTTTCAAAGATTTTGTGGATCAATTTCCGAATTTAATGAGTCTGGATGTCCTGCCTTACAAAAGTGGGGGTGCAGACTATTGCAAATCAGGATACGGTGTCACATG CGATGGCAGTAATAAGGTATCAGTTTT TGGATTTTATGATGTAGATATGAGTGGGGGTGGTTCTCTGCCCAGTACCATTTCGGAACTCAAATCGGCAAGAGAAAT ATCCATTATTGGTTGTGCCATGAAAATCGACCTGAATCACTTCACTAGTTTGAGCAATCTTGAGATTTT GCGACTTTATGGTAATCAGATCTCGGGCGCTATCCCCTCACTCCCCGACTCCATTATACGTCTGTACGTCCTTCCCATACTCTATTTTCCATTTCTTCAAGTTGTTTTCGAGCTGACCCTTTCTTCTAGGGGACTTGGTGCCAATCAGCTCAGCGAACTTCCTACGAAGTTCCCGTCAAGTCTCGTCGTATT GTCTCTCGAAAACAACAAGTTCTCATCGAACTTAGAAAATTCGAATGATCTGTTCAAACTGAGCTCCCTGGAAGATTT ACATCTTGGTGACAATCAATTTACAGGCACTTTTCCTTCTTCTATCCTGTCTTCGAGCACAATAAAAATTCT GTCAGCACATCACAACAAATTGTCAGGAAATCTGCCAAATTTCACTGGAATAAGTAACTTGTATAAACT CGATGTCTCCAACAATCAGTTCGAGGGAAGCATCCCCAGTGACCTTTTGACTAAGTCAAGCATTCTTTATCT CTCCCTGAAGGGCAACAAATTGAGCGGTAATATTCCAACGATGACTATTGGATCTATAATGTATCT AGATATTTCAGATAACAACCTTAGTGGAGAAATTCCCACCGTCAACTCACCTAGACTTCTAGTCCT GAAAGCGAGCAACAACCCTCTCACTGGAACTCTTTCCGAGGACACATTTAAGAACACTCAGTTAGGAGATGGTGAATG TATATTGTCAGGGACTCAACTCAGCGGATCGAGCAGTGTGTGCTCGACTAGCGGCG AGCCATCACCTAGCCCCACTCCTACTCCAGAGCCTTCACCTAGCCCCACTCCTACTCCAGAGCCTTCACCTAGCCCCACTCCTACTCCAGAGCCTTCACCTAGCCCCACTCCTACTCCAGAGCCTTCACCTAGCCCCACTCCTACTCCAGAGCCTTCACCTAGCCCCACTCCTACTCCAGAGCCTTCATCTACATCAC CTTCCGACATTGGGCTACTACTCACAGCGCCTCACTCCGTTCTTCTCAGGCTGTTCACTTATGCCTCTGTCTTAGCGCTTGTTCATTTCTTAGTCTAA
- the LOC126316908 gene encoding uncharacterized protein LOC126316908 isoform X1: MSSTALTLLLAILCITAGLPVARAAESDFFKDFVDQFPNLMSLDVLPYKSGGADYCKSGYGVTCDGSNKVSVFGFYDVDMSGGGSLPSTISELKSAREISIIGCAMKIDLNHFTSLSNLEILRLYGNQISGAIPSLPDSIIRLYVLPILYFPFLQVVFELTLSSRGLGANQLSELPTKFPSSLVVLSLENNKFSSNLENSNDLFKLSSLEDLHLGDNQFTGTFPSSILSSSTIKILSAHHNKLSGNLPNFTGISNLYKLDVSNNQFEGSIPSDLLTKSSILYLSLKGNKLSGNIPTMTIGSIMYLDISDNNLSGEIPTVNSPRLLVLKASNNPLTGTLSEDTFKNTQLGDGECILSGTQLSGSSSVCSTSGGPEPSPSPTPTPEPEPEPSPSPTPTPEPSPSPTPTPEPAPNPTPTPEPSPSPTPTPEPEPEPSPSPTPTPEPSPSPTPTPEPSPNPTPTPEPSPSPTPTPEPSPNPTPTPEPSPSPTPTPEPSPSPTPTPEPSPSPTPTPEPSPSPTPTPEPSPSPTPTPEPSPSPTPTPEPSPSPTPTPEPSSTSPSDIGLLLTAPHSVLLRLFTYASVLALVHFLV; encoded by the exons ATGTCCTCAACTGCTCTCACCCTCCTGCTGGCCATACTTTGTATCACTGCTGGACTTCCTGTGGCTAGGGCCGCTGAAAGTGACTTTTTCAAAGATTTTGTGGATCAATTTCCGAATTTAATGAGTCTGGATGTCCTGCCTTACAAAAGTGGGGGTGCAGACTATTGCAAATCAGGATACGGTGTCACATG CGATGGCAGTAATAAGGTATCAGTTTT TGGATTTTATGATGTAGATATGAGTGGGGGTGGTTCTCTGCCCAGTACCATTTCGGAACTCAAATCGGCAAGAGAAAT ATCCATTATTGGTTGTGCCATGAAAATCGACCTGAATCACTTCACTAGTTTGAGCAATCTTGAGATTTT GCGACTTTATGGTAATCAGATCTCGGGCGCTATCCCCTCACTCCCCGACTCCATTATACGTCTGTACGTCCTTCCCATACTCTATTTTCCATTTCTTCAAGTTGTTTTCGAGCTGACCCTTTCTTCTAGGGGACTTGGTGCCAATCAGCTCAGCGAACTTCCTACGAAGTTCCCGTCAAGTCTCGTCGTATT GTCTCTCGAAAACAACAAGTTCTCATCGAACTTAGAAAATTCGAATGATCTGTTCAAACTGAGCTCCCTGGAAGATTT ACATCTTGGTGACAATCAATTTACAGGCACTTTTCCTTCTTCTATCCTGTCTTCGAGCACAATAAAAATTCT GTCAGCACATCACAACAAATTGTCAGGAAATCTGCCAAATTTCACTGGAATAAGTAACTTGTATAAACT CGATGTCTCCAACAATCAGTTCGAGGGAAGCATCCCCAGTGACCTTTTGACTAAGTCAAGCATTCTTTATCT CTCCCTGAAGGGCAACAAATTGAGCGGTAATATTCCAACGATGACTATTGGATCTATAATGTATCT AGATATTTCAGATAACAACCTTAGTGGAGAAATTCCCACCGTCAACTCACCTAGACTTCTAGTCCT GAAAGCGAGCAACAACCCTCTCACTGGAACTCTTTCCGAGGACACATTTAAGAACACTCAGTTAGGAGATGGTGAATG TATATTGTCAGGGACTCAACTCAGCGGATCGAGCAGTGTGTGCTCGACTAGCGGCG GGCCAGAGCCATCACCTAGTCCCACTCCTACTCCAGAGCCAGAGCCGGAGCCATCACCTAGCCCCACTCCTACTCCAGAGCCATCACCTAGCCCCACTCCTACTCCAGAGCCAGCGCCTAACCCCACTCCTACTCCAGAGCCATCACCTAGCCCCACTCCTACTCCAGAGCCAGAGCCGGAGCCATCACCTAGCCCCACTCCCACTCCAGAGCCATCACCTAGCCCCACTCCCACTCCAGAGCCTTCACCTAACCCCACTCCCACTCCAGAGCCATCACCTAGCCCCACTCCCACTCCAGAGCCTTCACCTAACCCCACTCCTACTCCAGAGCCATCACCTAGCCCCACTCCTACTCCAGAGCCATCACCTAGCCCCACTCCTACTCCAGAGCCTTCACCTAGCCCCACTCCTACTCCAGAGCCTTCACCTAGCCCCACTCCTACTCCAGAGCCTTCACCTAGCCCCACTCCTACTCCAGAGCCTTCACCTAGCCCCACTCCTACTCCAGAGCCTTCACCTAGCCCCACTCCTACTCCAGAGCCTTCATCTACATCAC CTTCCGACATTGGGCTACTACTCACAGCGCCTCACTCCGTTCTTCTCAGGCTGTTCACTTATGCCTCTGTCTTAGCGCTTGTTCATTTCTTAGTCTAA
- the LOC126316908 gene encoding uncharacterized protein LOC126316908 isoform X3 — translation MSSTALTLLLAILCITAGLPVARAAESDFFKDFVDQFPNLMSLDVLPYKSGGADYCKSGYGVTCDGSNKVSVFGFYDVDMSGGGSLPSTISELKSAREISIIGCAMKIDLNHFTSLSNLEILRLYGNQISGAIPSLPDSIIRLYVLPILYFPFLQVVFELTLSSRGLGANQLSELPTKFPSSLVVLSLENNKFSSNLENSNDLFKLSSLEDLHLGDNQFTGTFPSSILSSSTIKILSAHHNKLSGNLPNFTGISNLYKLDVSNNQFEGSIPSDLLTKSSILYLSLKGNKLSGNIPTMTIGSIMYLDISDNNLSGEIPTVNSPRLLVLKASNNPLTGTLSEDTFKNTQLGDGECILSGTQLSGSSSVCSTSGEPSPSPTPTPEPEPEPSPSPTPTPEPSPSPTPTPEPSPNPTPTPEPSPSPTPTPEPSPNPTPTPEPSPSPTPTPEPSPSPTPTPEPSPSPTPTPEPSPSPTPTPEPSPSPTPTPEPSPSPTPTPEPSPSPTPTPEPSSTSPSDIGLLLTAPHSVLLRLFTYASVLALVHFLV, via the exons ATGTCCTCAACTGCTCTCACCCTCCTGCTGGCCATACTTTGTATCACTGCTGGACTTCCTGTGGCTAGGGCCGCTGAAAGTGACTTTTTCAAAGATTTTGTGGATCAATTTCCGAATTTAATGAGTCTGGATGTCCTGCCTTACAAAAGTGGGGGTGCAGACTATTGCAAATCAGGATACGGTGTCACATG CGATGGCAGTAATAAGGTATCAGTTTT TGGATTTTATGATGTAGATATGAGTGGGGGTGGTTCTCTGCCCAGTACCATTTCGGAACTCAAATCGGCAAGAGAAAT ATCCATTATTGGTTGTGCCATGAAAATCGACCTGAATCACTTCACTAGTTTGAGCAATCTTGAGATTTT GCGACTTTATGGTAATCAGATCTCGGGCGCTATCCCCTCACTCCCCGACTCCATTATACGTCTGTACGTCCTTCCCATACTCTATTTTCCATTTCTTCAAGTTGTTTTCGAGCTGACCCTTTCTTCTAGGGGACTTGGTGCCAATCAGCTCAGCGAACTTCCTACGAAGTTCCCGTCAAGTCTCGTCGTATT GTCTCTCGAAAACAACAAGTTCTCATCGAACTTAGAAAATTCGAATGATCTGTTCAAACTGAGCTCCCTGGAAGATTT ACATCTTGGTGACAATCAATTTACAGGCACTTTTCCTTCTTCTATCCTGTCTTCGAGCACAATAAAAATTCT GTCAGCACATCACAACAAATTGTCAGGAAATCTGCCAAATTTCACTGGAATAAGTAACTTGTATAAACT CGATGTCTCCAACAATCAGTTCGAGGGAAGCATCCCCAGTGACCTTTTGACTAAGTCAAGCATTCTTTATCT CTCCCTGAAGGGCAACAAATTGAGCGGTAATATTCCAACGATGACTATTGGATCTATAATGTATCT AGATATTTCAGATAACAACCTTAGTGGAGAAATTCCCACCGTCAACTCACCTAGACTTCTAGTCCT GAAAGCGAGCAACAACCCTCTCACTGGAACTCTTTCCGAGGACACATTTAAGAACACTCAGTTAGGAGATGGTGAATG TATATTGTCAGGGACTCAACTCAGCGGATCGAGCAGTGTGTGCTCGACTAGCGGCG AGCCATCACCTAGCCCCACTCCTACTCCAGAGCCAGAGCCGGAGCCATCACCTAGCCCCACTCCCACTCCAGAGCCATCACCTAGCCCCACTCCCACTCCAGAGCCTTCACCTAACCCCACTCCCACTCCAGAGCCATCACCTAGCCCCACTCCCACTCCAGAGCCTTCACCTAACCCCACTCCTACTCCAGAGCCATCACCTAGCCCCACTCCTACTCCAGAGCCATCACCTAGCCCCACTCCTACTCCAGAGCCTTCACCTAGCCCCACTCCTACTCCAGAGCCTTCACCTAGCCCCACTCCTACTCCAGAGCCTTCACCTAGCCCCACTCCTACTCCAGAGCCTTCACCTAGCCCCACTCCTACTCCAGAGCCTTCACCTAGCCCCACTCCTACTCCAGAGCCTTCATCTACATCAC CTTCCGACATTGGGCTACTACTCACAGCGCCTCACTCCGTTCTTCTCAGGCTGTTCACTTATGCCTCTGTCTTAGCGCTTGTTCATTTCTTAGTCTAA